The sequence below is a genomic window from Aureispira sp. CCB-E.
CTTGCTCTTGTTGGCTAATAATTTCTAACTTTTCTTTTTCTAGGATTTCATCGACTAGTGGAAATGTAGGATTATAACCCGCAGGAATATTAACAATCAATTCCATCGAAATTTGATCTCCAATCAAAAAAGATGTACTATCCATAAATATATTTGCCTGTCCCTTATCTTGGGCAACAAGTCCCAAAGAACAGCTAAATAAGAATAACAGTAAAAAGAAATAATGTTTTAACATCTTTAATTGCGTCGTTCTTTAAAGAATTTGATTAAAATACTCAAATAAGGCGCATTGGTAGCAACACTCATAACATCAGCATTGTTGCGCAAAAAAGTTTTTTTGAAATAAGTTAAGTTGTTATCATACCACTGATTGTATTGTTCCCTAACCTTTTTGGAGGAAGTATCAATCCAGTTGGTTTGTCCTGTCTCAGCATCTACTGTTGGTAATAAACCTACATTGGGCATACGAACCTCCAAAGGATCGTACAGATGAATGCCAATGGTATCGTGCCGATTAGCAGCCAATTTGATGGCATTATCATATTCTTGACACATAAAATCAGATAGGACAAAAGCCGTGCAGCGTTTGGTGATAATATTGGTTAAATATTTTAAAGGTTCGTTAAGGTTCGTCTTGGCTTGACTAGGCTTGGCATAAATCATATCTCTGAGAATACGCATGATATGCGGTTTTCCCTTTTTGGGAGGAATAAACTTCTCTACTTTATCAGAAAAGAAAATAGCCCCCACCTTGTCGTTGTTGGCACTTGCCGAGAATGCTAGAGTAGCTGCAATTTCTGTGGCAATTTCCATTTTACTCTGTTGTGTAGTTCCAAAAAATGAAGACCCACTAATATCAATTAAGAGCATAAAAGTCAGTTCTCGTTCTTCTTCAAACACTTTAACATAGGGTTCGTTGGTTCGAGCAGTAACATTCCAGTCAATATTGCGAACATCATCCCCGTATTGATATTGACGAACTTCGCTAAAAGACATACCTCGTCCCTTGAATCTTGTTTTGTAAGTACCCGAAAATACTTGGTTTGACAAGCCCCTTGTTTTGAGTTCTATTTTGCGAACTTTTTTTAATAATTCTGTTATCGTCATAATCTATTTACCATTAGTCTGCCTAAAACGGACTATTTTAATTCACAATACATATTTAAAATATAAAGAATAGAGCTACTATATTAATACCACCAATAATCAAAAAAGTTTGCAAAGAAGGATTGGCAATACTCTGCATACGAGCATCTAACAATTCAAAGACATAATTAATGATATTGCTTTTTGCTGTTTCTTTGGAACTATTACCATCGTCATTTTTATAACGTTCTGTTGCTAGCTGAATCACATCGCTAATAACTGTAAAAATAGCCAAACGATTTTTAATAAACGCTGGGATTTTATCTAAAAAAGAACCTGCTTCTTTCTGCACTTCTTCTTGTATATTGTTGTTGGTTGTAGGTACCGTATCGTCTTTAAGAATTTTGTTAAGAACCCTTCCAATTAAATTCCCCAAAACAGGGCGAATCAGTTCTTGATAAACCTGAAAAACAACTACTTGTTGACCATAAGAATAAGCTGCATAACAATAACCTAAGGGAAATAATACAGCTAAAAATAGTAGGCTAATTAAAATAGTAGTAAAAGGTGCCACTGAAATGTTTCCAACCAAAAATACTACGGCTAAAACCCAATTTAGAAGCACTCCAGAACCAATTAGTAAAAGGACTGGTAAATGGGATAGTGCAGCTTTTAGAATAAGGAATGGATTTTTTTCTGCGGCTTCTAGTTTCTCCACTGCAATATTAACCTGTTCTATTTCGTCGGTCATAATATTTTAGTTTTTTGATTCAATAGCTATTTAGAAACTTTATCGAATTTATAATTAATGAGTTATAGTTTTGTCTTAGGTGAAAAACTAAGCTTGCCGAGTTTGTTTGTGTTAGTAGCACAAAAGCCAGAGCCATGAACTTAGCTGAGGATACTACTTAGTAGCAGTGTAGCTAACTAATTACTATTGATTAAAATAAAAAGTAAAAACAAACTAAATTGGCTGCCCCTACGATAAAAAATGGAATTAACGAAGGTTCCATCAATTCAGACACTTGCAAATCTAACGATTCAAAAAAGCTAGTCATCGCTTTTTGTTTAATAACAGCTTTATCTGCTCCTGTTTGGCGTTGTGCTTTGACAATTTTTATAATATCTCCACTCGTGAAGAAAATCTGAAAATAAGCACGAATAAAGTCGGGTAGTTTTTCCAAAAAATGTTTTTTGCGTTCTTCTACTTCTTGAATAATGTTATTTTCATTGATACTGCCAGCC
It includes:
- a CDS encoding DUF58 domain-containing protein, which codes for MTITELLKKVRKIELKTRGLSNQVFSGTYKTRFKGRGMSFSEVRQYQYGDDVRNIDWNVTARTNEPYVKVFEEERELTFMLLIDISGSSFFGTTQQSKMEIATEIAATLAFSASANNDKVGAIFFSDKVEKFIPPKKGKPHIMRILRDMIYAKPSQAKTNLNEPLKYLTNIITKRCTAFVLSDFMCQEYDNAIKLAANRHDTIGIHLYDPLEVRMPNVGLLPTVDAETGQTNWIDTSSKKVREQYNQWYDNNLTYFKKTFLRNNADVMSVATNAPYLSILIKFFKERRN